From one Paenibacillus sp. FSL K6-1330 genomic stretch:
- a CDS encoding helix-turn-helix transcriptional regulator, with translation MKYSDYLKKGIEEADLSLAQICRRVLAKGGGVNKSYLSKLQRGATPPARDKLNEVLAEVLGLDPLELKTAAYIEKLPPEVVERIKRMA, from the coding sequence ATGAAGTACTCGGATTACTTGAAGAAGGGTATCGAAGAAGCAGACCTGTCACTCGCTCAGATATGTAGAAGGGTTCTAGCTAAAGGGGGAGGTGTTAATAAAAGCTATTTAAGTAAGCTACAAAGAGGGGCCACCCCTCCGGCCAGAGATAAACTAAACGAAGTCTTAGCCGAGGTTCTTGGATTAGATCCTTTAGAGCTTAAAACAGCAGCTTATATCGAGAAATTACCGCCCGAGGTTGTAGAAAGAATTAAACGGATGGCTTGA